From a region of the Mytilus galloprovincialis chromosome 3, xbMytGall1.hap1.1, whole genome shotgun sequence genome:
- the LOC143067763 gene encoding uncharacterized protein LOC143067763 isoform X9 encodes METPFCKRFAKNHWIAGFIESSSLKHDGPEHYGTMKAKRGKYRLSPNEEAQLVKDETERRRKQRIIQVREQSKQNAEKIRQAVKLERDRQVTKLAVELQNQLEQEKDEKVRKLEAQYENSLKSIGQGHKEAGEQYDRTEERELLQQEDNRRADARGSAAMDKLKRERMFREFEETKQIKARQAALDEERKRAAMIASLPPPDPDPLLDINIPTKKPVKMTDVDNFTTTHYHILEQYSIDKANPITQGDARAAAEEEERRIRERSQELVRLSNDRMARARVRHNNALEKEILSHDCDKMMMDLSDLQRADRERRLHVVANIPKQVFEPPHKRVEDREDHQRNLETAFEDMYMAQTDYVGDLSLALDPHPPPETPSATESLEVSMMTEGTPVQEPTLPRIPPVLKDMTNLPRTQGEKSPVKKPEKVLKKLMDKIKSQRDEWISKSNVDLDIPDDTTIKVQESGRNEFTASRHVPGTQTDEVPTKLSAPEGTADISVDSVLEQQKELDPILNLMAYGTNMINQKRVLEEKLKALEREHAAYKQTAQSTLSHNEGYPPVHTQLMNGHAVPREQMSSGYSWSVPQSMHQPPLSTGSITAKPNLTTAGASQPQIQQQYMPVPQIQQQYMPVPQIQQQYMSVQHTDRIGMTVSEQPYPLPVTLLPREPVVASLPKQYIPLSHRQQGDMPQLSTVNVSSRMQPPTYTSALSQIQTQHEAGSYGVRQPAVQSQQQYVPPSVAPVSVFSRESVHHPPSLSMSSLSGSSGEYYPQTFPTPSLPIPSTVGLIPVTSYAAQQDQTKKIKDYQQYLLQRHEQSKKVLADTRAEIEKRRQELLHRFPQLAGQSPETSKGDEQLPVVDSQANIPPPPPSEVIQTNTQTTELSPSKTAISSLVTQLASDPYYAQRLGLEKEKNSKAEVSQTNNKYRDVRKSLPFDESLQESPYTQVHDSGGKFRQTEFDSTMESDDRRDLDDTVMSSSTDRGSPKLPMNGRRSAQSTESDMDTSGLSTGKDHNEIYDNRQQELKKQLEEIQKQKEAILQRHDMAHLRLHAEQERLKYQMAEEEKRLTPDVTSEDSTTEVDTDEERRGEILTTKHLRGPPQKQKLNLLGEHRPHELSTIQEVDTPRSAQRSLESGKPSLSSSGSSLSRRSLDSYQMSTGTIPEEKEPQEQFVTPTYRRTAGETGYQTQQIEQILERAREFDPSVVERLKQQTNDIFSNIATPPQKGGTPGSNLSLSMGSLTPDSLSTGPISDSNVSTQYNSPSDAPAFKIVNQKGKDNSRSDSSYRSGMSWADELSSYSGQYHSMKMDDSSKTSADSRLEPSSRVLNSSSQEKLNLQAMDDKRPSKSPADRKYDVFHMKLEHPSIEKPGSQFIFKHADESISSDSSSRLNIQELSEITPLEKSNKQGELSQYPLLDKSGQMEQSSSDDRSRGYTSSSAVNESSARESPLGGAEDNVEDSKLLRTGESLASTATSASSYMDLDAVSGINRPFDFIGQFKLTGRDQSVPNSSDDLIDLDSSKYTEKGGFTSTPYTTDDKISSQLLSEPSQYDLTPGDIQVRSGAIPQQSFGLSSNQTPAFVSRSGDFGSDFSDQGSGEKKVGATLSQYSLKSETPGVTLIGKELSQYTIGSENVSPLSQYSIETTENISPDPAIKSLSQYSLEPSASHDIKDDSSLSQHSLDPSRQISGFGLSKGDKSMTQYSYSTDLTAETTQSSGRDHVDGHLSQYSLQTNEKSLTHGQLSDLDLMHTTKLPSTDNLSLSQHALDSTNDDNDSIVEKKFANLDNLIRESRDLIAKHKKLITKNKDWEEQSTESTPERKNENQNSNNNNLIEMMGLRLEPEVISTKLDTSESSFNVTDDVSPMMITASSADMTQDHFKTADSLSVDNSVGHKYGDSALSRLSQLDTTAGISDEPDLTLVTESSEVSINQEGQLTHRSECSNNDDSVWSFEQHEQSARSSPDITENDFPDLGEEEDHSGLAGQTLQESFDRRQQSMSSVKRDAGEDVVFRAVPVVVSPTLSFSMKLNSDIKPKAPLTWASELKGEQELPVLAAGAKPSFKLADPKHVTKKDSDNKKFEKPVTAVSKSKSSGNLNRALQPRSAGSIPSISTSSSDEKSLGHSKSAGIISLGDFLKRQLSNEDDNTAKSESFSQKNNSALVTTKNKPGPSINTKPASVSKPSPSFYGKAKESSKGSSYSIGKKAETGTSSSGKPGIYGKSQGGKPAGNSHMSKTLSSWKKSRAVKSSGPPPPPKQSSHFPNGVTEFPKPSSRSEEEEAYERRMRAYNPRLFRLQNRLGIEEPEEIPSEEKKKSPKSRETTEEKQKRAAASRDKVKEFQKE; translated from the exons ATGGTACTATGAAGGCTAAAAGAGGAAAGTATAGATTGAGTCCAAATGAAGAGGCACAGCTAGTTAAAGATGAAACTGAGCGAAGACGTAAACAAAGAATTATACAA GTAAGAGAACAGTCCAAGCAAAATGCTGAAAAGATTAGACAAGCAGTAAAACTAGAAAGAGACAGACAAGTTACTAAATTGGCAGTAGAATTACAG AATCAGTTGGAACAAGAGAAAGATGAAAAAGTAAGGAAGTTGGAAGCTCAGtatgaaaattcattgaaaagcataggtcaaggtcataaagAGGCAGGCGAACAA TATGACAGAACTGAAGAAAGGGAGCTCctgcagcaagaagataacagaaGAGCTGATGCAAGAGGATCAGCAGCCATGGACAAACTCAAACGTGAAAGAATGTTTCGGGAGTTTGAAgagacaaaacaaataaaagctAG ACAAGCTGCTTTAGATGAAGAGAGAAAAAGAGCTGCTATGATTGCTTCATTGCCACCACCAGATCCTGATCCACTTCTAGATATCAACATACCAACAA aaaaACCTGTAAAGATGACTGATGTAGATAATTTTACCACAACACATTACCATATTTTAGAACAATATTCCATTGATAAGGCTAATCCTATTACACAG ggAGATGCTCGAGCAGCAGCTGAGGAAGAAGAGAGAAGAATTAGGGAGAGATCTCAGGAGTTAGTCAGACTGAGTAATGATAGAATGGCCAGGGCAAGAGTCAGACATAATAATGCTCTGGAAAAAGAAATACTTAGTCAT GACTGTGATAAGATGATGATGGATCTTAGTGATTTACAGAGAGCAGACAGAGAAAGGAGATTACACGTTGTTGCAAACATTCCA AAACAAGTTTTTGAGCCACCTCACAAAAGGGTAGAAGACAGAGAAGACCACCAgagaaatttagaaacagcatttGAAGACATGTACATGGCTCAAACAG aTTATGTAGGTGATTTAAGTCTAGCATTAGACCCACACCCACCTCCAGAGACGCCTTCTGCCACAGAATCATTAGAGGTATCCATGATGACTGAAGGAACACCTGTCCAGGAACCTACATTACCCAGAATTCCACCTGTTCTTAAAGATATGACTAATTTACCAAGAACACAGGGAGAAAAGTCACCAGTAAAGAAACCAG AAAAAGTGTTAAAAAAGTTAATGGATAAAATAAAATCCCAAAGAGATGAATGGATATCTAAATCTAATGTTGATCTTGATATTCCTGATGATACTACAATTAAG GTACAAGAATCTGGTAGGAATGAGTTTACTGCATCTAGACATGTTCCTGGTACTCAGACAGATGAGGTTCCTACCAAACTCAGTGCTCCTGAAGGTACAGCTGACATATCTGTTGACTCAGTATTAGAACAACAGAAAGAGTTAGA TCCGATATTAAATCTGATGGCGTATGGTACTAATATGAT aaaccaAAAACGAGTGTTAGAGGAAAAATTGAAAGCTCTAGAAAGGGAACATGCTGCATACAAACAAACAGCCCAATCTACATTATCTCATAATGAAGGGTATCCTCCCGTACATACCCAGCTTATGAATGGACATGCTGTACCTAGAGAACAGATGTCCTCTGGATATTCTTGGTCTGTACCACAAAGTATGCATCAACCTCCATTGTCAACTGGTTCCATCACAGCAAAACCAAATTTGACAACAGCTGGTGCATCCCAGCCACAAATCCAACAACAGTATATGCCAGTGCCACAAATCCAACAACAGTATATGCCAGTGCCACAAATCCAACAACAGTACATGTCAGTGCAGCATACTGACAGAATCGGTATGACAGTATCAGAACAACCATATCCCTTACCAGTTACTCTGTTGCCAAGGGAACCAGTTGTAGCATCATTACCAAAGCAGTACATTCCTTTATCTCATCGACAACAGGGGGACATGCCCCAACTGTCAACAGTAAATGTTAGTAGTAGGATGCAGCCTCCAACCTACACATCAGCCCTCTCACAGATCCAGACCCAGCATGAAGCTGGAAGTTATGGAGTGAGACAGCCAGCAGTCCAATCACAGCAACAATATGTTCCTCCCAGTGTAGCACCAGTTTCTGTGTTTAGTCGTGAGTCTGTTCATCATCCTCCTTCATTGTCAATGAGTTCATTATCTGGGTCATCTGGAGAGTACTATCCACAGACTTTTCCTACTCCATCTCTTCCCATTCCATCCACGGTCGGTCTGATACCAGTAACATCCTATGCTGCTCAACAAGACCAAACTAAAAAGATAAAAGATTATCAACAATATTTACTACAACGTCATGAACAAAGTAAAAAGGTGCTGGCTGATACTAGAgctgaaattgaaaaaagacgACAGGAGTTACTTCATAGGTTTCCACAATTAGCTGGTCAATCTCCTGAAACCAGCAAAGGAGATGAACAACTCCCAGTAGTAGATAGTCAAGCAAATATTCCTCCACCTCCCCCTTCTGAGGTAATCCAGACTAATACACAAACAACAGAACTATCACCAAGTAAGACAGCTATATCATCACTCGTGACACAACTGGCTTCAGATCCATACTATGCACAAAGATTGGGACTTGAGAAAGAGAAAAACAGTAAAGCAGAAGTTAGTCAGACTAATAATAAATATAGAGATGTAAGAAAGTCTCTTCCTTTTGATGAATCTCTTCAGGAATCACCTTACACTCAAGTTCATGATTCTGGGGGTAAATTTAGACAGACAGAATTCGACTCTACAATGGAATCAGATGATAGAAGAGATTTAGATGATACAGTAATGTCATCATCTACAGACAGAGGGAGCCCTAAATTACCAATGAACGGAAGACGATCAGCCCAGTCAACCGAATCAGATATGGATACATCAGGTCTGAGTACAGGAAAAGATCATAATGAAATATATGATAACAGACAACAGGAATTAAAGAAACAATTAGAAGAAATACAGAAACAGAAAGAGGCCATATTACAGAGGCATGATATGGCACATCTTAGACTTCATGCTGAACAGGAGAGACTTAAATACCAGATGGCAGAGGAGGAGAAAAGATTGACTCCTGATGTCACTTCAGAAG atTCAACAACAGAGGTAGACACTGATGAGGAAAGGAGAGGAGAAATATTGACAACTAAGCACCTGAGAGGTCCACCACAGAAACAAAAGTTAAATCTTCTTGGTGAACATAGACCCCATGAGCTTAGTACCATACAG GAGGTAGATACTCCCAGGAGTGCACAGAGATCTTTAGAATCTGGGAAGCCAAGCCTTTCATCCAGTGGCAGTTCATTGTCCAGAAGATCACTGGATTCCTACCAGATGTCTACAGGAACCATCCCAGAGGAGAAGGAACCACAGGAACAGTTTGTCACACCCACTTATCGTAGGACGGCAGGAGAGACTGGCTACCAAACTCAGCAAATCGAACAGATACTGGAAAGAGCTAGAGAGTTTGACCCTAGTGTTGTAGAACGACTGAAGCAACAAACCAATGATattttttccaatattgctaCACCCCCACAGAAAGGAGGCACCCCAGGGAGTAACTTGTCATTATCCATGGGATCACTAACTCCTGATTCTTTATCAACAG GTCCCATCAGTGACAGTAATGTATCTACGCAGTATAACTCTCCTTCAGATGCCCCAGCTTTTAAGATTGTCAATCAAAAAGGAAAAGACAATAGCCGTAGTGACAGCTCATACCGTAGCGGAATGTCATGGGCTGATGAATTATCAAGCTACAGTGGACAATATCATTCCATGAAGATGGATGACAGTAGTAAAACATCAGCAGATTCTAGACTGGAACCAAGTTCTAGGGTGCTTAATTCTTCTAGTCAGGAAAAACTAAACCTTCAAGCAATGGATGATAAAAGACCAAGTAAAAGTCCAGCGGACAGGAAATATGATGTATTTCATATGAAACTAGAACATCCAAGTATAGAAAAACCAGGCAGCCAATTCATCTTTAAGCATGCGGATGAAAGTATTTCTTCTGATTCTTCCAGTAGGTTAAATATACAAGAACTGTCAGAAATAACTCCTTTAGAGAAATCAAATAAACAAGGTGAACTTTCTCAGTATCCATTACTTGACAAATCTGGACAGATGGAACAGTCATCTAGTGATGATCGTTCTAGGGGATATACTTCTAGTTCTGCTGTGAATGAATCATCTGCTAGAGAATCACCATTGGGAGGCGCTGAAGACAATGTGGAAGACAGCAAACTTCTGAGAACTGGCGAAAGCTTAGCATCAACTGCTACATCTGCAAGTAGCTACATGGATCTAGATGCTGTGAGTGGAATAAATAGACCTTTTGATTTCATTGGTCAGTTTAAATTAACTGGAAGAGATCAGTCTGTGCCTAACTCAAGTGATGATTTAATAGATTTGGATTCCAGCAAATATACAGAAAAAGGTGGTTTTACCAGCACACCATACACAACAGATGATAAGATCTCATCACAGCTATTGTCAGAACCATCTCAGTATGATTTGACTCCAGGGGACATCCAAGTAAGAAGTGGAGCTATTCCTCAACAATCTTTTGGCTTAAGTTCAAACCAAACTCCTGCATTTGTTTCAAGAAGTGGTGATTTTGGATCTGATTTTTCTGACCAGGGGTCTGGTGAAAAGAAAGTTGGTGCAACGTTAAGTCAGTATAGTTTAAAATCTGAAACACCAGGAGTTACTCTGATTGGTAAAGAACTAAGTCAGTACACCATTGGGTCAGAAAATGTGTCACCACTTAGTCAATATAGTATTGAAACCACAGAAAATATTTCCCCTGACCCAGCAATTAAATCTTTATCCCAGTATAGTTTGGAACCTTCTGCTAGCCATGACATCAAAGATGATTCCTCACTGAGTCAACATAGTCTTGATCCGTCAAGGCAAATATCTGGCTTCGGTTTatcaaagggagacaaatccATGACACAATACAGCTATAGCACTGATTTAACTGCAGAGACAACTCAGTCTTCAGGGCGGGATCATGTTGATGGACATTTAAGTCAATATTCGCTCCAAACAAATGAAAAGTCTTTAACCCATGGACAGCTAAGTGACTTAGATTTAATGCATACTACAAAATTACCTTCTACAGATAATTTGTCTCTTAGTCAGCATGCTTTAGATTCTACAAATGATGACAATGACAGCATTGTAGagaaaaaatttgcaaatttagacaatttaataCGGGAATCACGAGATCTCATTGCAAAACATAAGAAGTTAATTACAAAAAACAAAGATTGGGAAGAACAATCAACAGAATCTACACCTGAGAGGAAAAATGAAAATCAGAATAGTAACAATAACAATTTGATTGAAATGATGGGCCTTAGATTAGAGCCAGAAGTGATATCAACAAAGCTGGATACATCAGAGTCCAGTTTTAATGTGACAGATGATGTCAGTCCAATGATGATCACAGCTTCTAGTGCTGATATGACACAGGACCACTTCAAGACGGCTGATTCTCTCTCTGTGGATAATAGTGTAGGACACAAGTATGGAGATTCAGCTCTTTCACGGTTGTCACAG ctTGACACTACAGCAGGTATTTCTGATGAACCAGACTTGACATTGGTAACGGAAAGTTCTGAAGTCAGCATAAATCAAGAAGGACAACTCACTCATCGATCAGAGTGTAGCAATAATGATGATTCAGTATGGTCATTTGAACAACATGAGCAAAGCGCCAGAAGTTCTCCAGACATAACAGAGAATGATTTTCCTGATTTAG GGGAAGAAGAGGACCACTCAGGCCTAGCTGGTCAGACATTACAAGAATCATTTGATAGAAGACAGCAGTCAATGTCTTCAGTGAAACGAGATGCAGGAGAAGATGTTGTGTTTAGAGCTGTTCCTGTTGTAGTCAGTCCAACGTTATCATTCTCTATGAAGTTAAATTCTGATATAAAACCAAAGGCACCTTTAACATGGGCATCAGAATTAAAAGGGGAACAAGAATTACCTGTTTTGGCAGCTGGTGCAAAGCCTAGTTTTAAGCTTGCTGATCCAAAGCATGTAACTAAGAAAGATTCAGATAATAAGAAATTTGAGAAACCAGTAACAGCAGTATCAAAGTCAAAGTCATCAGGAAATTTGAATCGAGCTCTTCAGCCTAGAAGTGCAGGATCCATCCCATCAATTTCAACATCTAGTAGTGATGAGAAATCTCTAGGACATTCTAAATCTGCTGGTATTATTAGTCTTGGAGATTTCTTAAAAAGGCAACTTTCAAATGAAGATGACAATACAGCAAAGTCTGAATCATTTTCTCAAAAAAATAACTCTGCTCTGGTAACAACAAAGAATAAACCAGGACCTAGCATCAATACTAAACCAGCTTCTGTGAGTAAACCTTCTCCGTCTTTCTATGGAAAGGCAAAGGAGTCATCAAAAGGGTCATCTTATAGCATAGGAAAGAAGGCAGAAACAGGAACCAGTTCAAGTGGGAAACCAGGAATATATGGGAAATCTCAGGGAGGGAAACCAGCAGGAAATTCTCATATGTCCAAAACATTGTCTTCATGGAAGAAAAGCAGAGCAGTAAAATCATCAG GGCCTCCTCCACCACCCAAACAATCTTCTCATTTTCCCAATGGAGTTACAGAATTCCCTAAACCAAGTTCTAGAAGTGAAGAAGAGGAGGCTTATGAACGTCGTATGAG